The following DNA comes from Chrysemys picta bellii isolate R12L10 chromosome 25, ASM1138683v2, whole genome shotgun sequence.
GGCTAATAATAACAATCCAGAGTGCGTTTTCATCTGTGTCTCTCCAAGCGCTTTCCAACAGAAGGGTCATGACcaccattttacatatggggaaactgaggcccagagacacgaagtgacttgtccacggtcacccagcagaccagtggcagaactcacctctcctgagtcccagcccattGCACTAGCCACTAGCCAACACAGCCTCCCCTTGGGTTAGGATACCATGGTGACTGTTGCTGGATGGATCTACAGCTGAGGTTTCCTCCATACCAGGGACtgagatggggtgggggctggggacagTGTTCATCTTCTAGGTCGCTGAGCTGGGATCATGTACTACAATCGGGGCGGATCTTTCCCATGGTGGATGCAGGTACTGGCCGTTGGTGAATATTGACTAAGGCCTCCTGCTATTCTCCCAAGCATGCAGTCGATCCACTGCTGCAGAACATTCGGAAAAATCTTCATCTGAAACACCTGGAAGCATCTCACGTTTTGTACGTGGGGCTTTCTTTttagtttcttcttcttcttcaagttgCTGAAGGgaagagagattttcaaaggtccaGGGAAAAAAAATCGGATTGTCCAACCAGCCAGCAGAGCTCTGCAGACACAATCCAATCGGCTGCACCGTGAGCCTCGGCAAAACTATTTTTGACCATTATTTGCACAGGCAGTCTGATTGGTTAACACATGCTCTGCCCgcgtttgtttttaaaaagccaggGGGGGAAGGTGATAGAAACTGGCTGATTCATCCTGGACCGATTTCAGGCCATCGCAAGAGAGACTCGTATGTGACGATACAGATGCGTTACAACCGAGCACTTGCTGAAGGTCCAACTTGCCTGCCCCGCAGTTCCCCCCTTGTGCTTGAAGGCAAACGCGCCCTTGTAACTGAATCAGGCAGAGGAGGGTCTCAAACCTGTCTGTCTTACACCCCAGGGGAGCGCCCCAACCAGCTGGCTGCTCTGGGGTGGGCCTCTAAAGGTCTCGCTGGAGAACACAAACAAACTGTCCAcgaaacagaattcttgtttctCATCCATCGGAAGAGAAGATGCTCAGACCCCCCTGGGGAATGAGGGCCTGATACGTCCCTTAGCTAGATGCCCTGCTCTGGATGTACTCACCGTTAACGCTAAGGGGAGATGCTCCCACAGGAAAGGAAGGCTGGGCAGAGCAGGTTCAGTGGCTAAcgttctgtttctcctcccatcaGGGGGTCGCCCCAGGGGCCGTATTCTCGGGGGCTACGAAGCTCGTCCCCACCTGAAACCCTACATGGCTTCCCTGCAGGTGGATGGGAAGCATGTGTGCGGCGGGTTCCTGATCGCcgagcagtgggtgctgagcgCAGCTCACTGCCTGGAAGACAAGTGAGTACCGGCCTTCGCGTCTGATGGGGCGGGAGCGCGCTGCGGGAGAGAAAGGGGGCGTGGAGGTGGGGCCAGCTGGTTCTAATACAGACCCCAGTAGTTGTTTCAGGGTCGTTTGAGGGTCACTATGAAGGGAAAGCCCAGGGCCCAACAAGTACTGAGGCTGGATTCCCCTGTCATCCAAAGAACACATGTTCCTTcctagctggggctgggttgacTCTCCATGGCTGGGGAAAGGCCGAGGTTGACTACTGGTGATCGCTGTATATTGGGGTGAACTGTACAGCCGGGAGGGACCAGGACGCTCTCGCAGCTCAGTGTGGTGGGTGAGCAGAGCGCCTCACGCTACCGTCTCCATCTCGACTGCAGGCAAGGCAAGCCGTTCCAGGTCCTCCTGGGAGCCCACTCTCTCTCGCAGCCAGAACCTCACAAGCGCCTTTATGAGGTGCGCGCGGAGATTGGCCACCCTGGCAGCAGCACGGAGACCTACGACGACGACCTCCTTCTCCTCCAGGTGAGCACGACCCACAGCGGCACCATCCCCCGCTGCAGGCACGGCGCCTCCCAGAccctactggagtcaatggggggggggaactcccactgactcccgTGGGCTTCGGGCCAGGCCCAGCTCCTCACAGGCACcgaactcctgttgatttcacagcTGAGTCTTGCTTGACTGGGCTGAGATCCAACAGGCCTGATACCCCACAGACATCTCTGGCTGGGGTCACCCCTGATTCACCCCACTGCAAGGGAGAGGAGGATGAAGCCCAAGGCACTGGCAAGGATAGGGCCCGTTCTATCCACCAGCTGAGGGAGAACTCTCCCCACACGGCTGCAGCAGGGACTTCAGTCACATTGGCattgactccgtgggtgctctgggactggagcccccacaggggaaaaaaatagtgggtgctcagcatccatcAGCCACCCTCTGATCTGCTGGtaggcgctggagggagggggtggagtgggggcaggaagaggcggagtgagggtggggtcttggggggcagagtgggggcagggcctcagggcacAGCGGTGGTGGAGCACCCACCTTGAAAAatgaaagtcagcgcctgtgtccCGTCACCATTAGTTGGGGTATTTCCCAGGTGATCATCACGTACCCTGTGCTAACGCAGCtcagctctgtccccctctagtggccacACCTGGTACAGGTTTGAGTCCCCTCCTGGTccttttagctcaagctgtagagagACTCCTGCTGGaagatccagaggtcccaggttttaTCCCCGCagagcgcccagccaggggcagcGTTACAGCTACAGAGTCTGTCTCTCTCACCCCGACTGACCCTTGCCTCTTTGCCTCCCAAATCAGCTAGAGGAGAAAGCGCTCCTCAACGAGCATGTGAAGATCCTGCCCTTCCAGAGGCAAGACAGGGATGTCCCTGCCGACACCGTGTGCGAGGTGGCCGGCTGGGGTGAAATGAGCCACACTGGGAAACTGCCTGACAAACTGCAGCAGGTGGCGCGTCCGGTGATCAGCCGGGAGATCTGCAACCGCAGGATCCACCACGACAACACCATCACAGAGAAGATGATGTGCACCGACTCCAGGAAGAAGGACACCTGCCCGGTATCTATCTCTGGGAGAAATCCCTCGGCTCATTTCTCTTGCCTGGGGGGGTCAGAGCTGCGTCTATGCGCTTGGGTGTATCCGTGCGAACAGGCGTAGGTGTGGGTGtctgtgcaggtgtgtgtgtgtatgattaTTCTGGTAGCCTACCTATCCTCCTGCTCCCGGGGGTAAAACCAGAAGCACGTCACTTCTGGAGTCCTGGGTCCTTTgctctctccctgcagagctCTGGGGCATCATTTTCCTCTTAGGCTGGAGTCAGGCCTGATTTTCACCTGTGtaagagagcagaatcaggccctgagtgtCACCCCCTTGCTGTTGGAAAGAGAGAAGCAGCAAAGTCCTAGTTTGTATGGAGCACATGTACAATCCCATAGATCTCAGAGTGCTCCCCGGAGGTGGGTCTCtcttattagccccattttacagatgaggaacccGAGGCACAGATACTTACCACTGGTCACTCTGCAAATCAGTGGCCGGAtcaccactgaagtaaatgggaccaggatttcccCCTAGATCTCCTGGCTGTTACACCCGAATCCACTTCACCAAACAGCCTCGCCTGGATACACGAATAAGGGGAATAACTAAAAGCCTAGATCCTTCCCCCTGCTtttagggcttgtccacacaaaGAGCTATTACAGAGTAAACTATTTCtgataactccatgtgtggacactcttattctgaaTTAGCTTAGTCCCGTGGATTAAACTACTGCACCAGTGAATTAAGGTGATTCTGAACGAGGCACTCTCATTCCAGAATAAGCGCATCCACCCATGGAGTTAATCTGCTTTAAACTCACACCCTGGATTCATTTTCACATGTAGCCAAACCCTTAGAGTCAGGTTCTGGCCCATCTCACCAATGACACCTATGCAAGACGGGCGTCGACTGCGCCCGCCTTCACTCCAGAGCATTTGCCACAGGTGGAATTGGCAGCACAAGTTGTAGCATCTTGACCTAGCTGCCCCGCCGCCCCCATGAACACGTTGCAAAGCTGAATACAAGATAATTATCAGCATGTGAGCAAACACGCAGGGGTGCTTAATAAAACTTTGAGCTTATCTTCCAGGAAGCCACCCGGCAGGCAGCTGTGGTGCAAGTTACACAGCCCTTGCTACCTTGGAGCGGGGAGTTTGGTTATTTTTTAACCCCACATAACTTGTTTTCTGTTCAAAATGAATCGAACCATTCGGCGAggtggaagggtggggaggaagtaaCCGTGATTAGATCCAAGCGCTGTGTTATGGCTCGAGAGACCacatggcctagtggatagggaatGGAACTGGGAACCGAAAAACCTAGTTAGGTACAAAGGACTTGccagatccatctagcccagtagatAACAGGAACCAGAACCAGTTGCTTCGGGGGAACATGCAAGAATTCCACCACAGGCAGATGTGGGACActctgttcccccttccccccccattcAATCTCATCCTGATCTGATAGGTAGGGATTAGTTCAAGCCCTGAAGCCTGAGGTTTAGCATCATTAATGATGACCTATTAAATTGGGATATTCCTGATATCCCTATAAATGTCCCATCTCCTTTCGGgatctattcctgcctctgccgtGTGTGCCTGGGCCGATCGCTCTGCTCTTCTGTGCCTCCAGTTCCCCTCCTGTCCCTTGTCTATTTAGCCTGTGGGTTCCTCGGGACGGGGTGTGTCATGCTtcgggtctgtgcagcacctggcacaatagggCCTTGATCTCAACTGGAGCCTCTTTTATCAAATATTGCATTATTTGATGCAATACAAATAACAGGGCAAGCTTCCCCCCACCATCTTGGACAAGGAGGGAGGGGTGTATGTAACAGACGCCCGTCTAGCCTGGGAAGGGTGGTGATGGGTAGCCATGCCCAGCGTGGGCTGATGGGCGAGGAAGGCTGGCAGACAGCCTGGCTCCCAGGACTAGGGAGTTGACCCagaaggggcgggaagaggcacaGTGCCAAGAGGCTGATCCTGTGACTTGATTCTCCAGGGGGATTCCGGCGGGCCGCTCGTTTGCAATGGGATCGCCGAAGGGGTGGTGGCTGCCGGCTCTCGGGTCTGTGGGAACCACAAGAAGCCCGGAATCTACACCCGGATCCCCCCCTACGTCGACTGGATCGAGAGAGTCATGGCTTCAGCTAACTGAAGGCGGACGGGTCGGCCCTGGATTGGAAGGGACCCGCAGGGGCACACAGCAGACTGCACGCTATTTCCCACGGGCAGGGCTAGCGGCTAGCATGGCAGAGAGCACTCAGACACTGCAAACGTCCATGTAACCGGACATCGGGGGCTTATAGGGGTGCCCTACCCCTGCTTTCAGCTCGCCTCGCAATCAGATACGCAATCAGATAAGCTCAGTGCAGCACTTCCCCGCAAGCAGCATCCCGGAGAGGGGAGGAGACGCCCTGAGCCAGCTGGACGACTGGCTCCTTCCACCAACACAACAGCTGCTCCTGGAAACCACCCGGCCCAGCTCTCCTGTCTGCAAAGAGACGTGTCTGGCCTGCCAAAGGGGTGCTTTgcaagggggtgggaaggggaagaggttGGTCACCCTACAGGATGGGGCTCAAGGCAGGATTTCAGGTGGCATCTTGTCAACTCTGCCCTCCCCGGCGCAAGCCAGCTCCAGTGTGGCTGTTAACAGTGAGCACAAGTATTGCAATAAAAGGGAACTGATTGTAACTGTGGGTCACCAGAGTCCTTGGGGTTGCACAGATGTGACACACTGGGGGTCGAATTGGGAGGGGGgttcctgggggaggggaaagtgtaACAGGATCTTTCCTCATCCCACATCAGACGTGgcccttcctcagtttccccacgtggTTCACTCACAGTCTCATGTTCTGGTGGCACTTCACTCTCCTGCTCTTGGATGTGAGATTCTCATGCCGCTCCGTGATTTAGCCCTCTGGCCAAACCAGAGTCCAGAGGCcattcccttccctgcccctccccgccccacacacactgttggagagggtgggggggacaaAACGCCAACTAAACAAGGCAGACGTCCAGCAACCTCACGCCGGCTCTTCCCTTGGTCAATGGGGGCCACACAACGCGCCACCCTCACCAAGCTACAGTTCCCCTTCCGGTCCAGTCCTGGCCTCACGGGTTCATTGGCACTGGGCAAGAGAAGACAGCATGGGGGAGGGCACCGTTTCCTCCCTGGacggcccagcctggccccctgaGCAAGCACAAGTCTCAATTCCCTTCCACGCCAGCCTGCCCAGGCTACTTCCTTCAGGAGCTGTCCCTCCTGCAGGCCTCCTAATTCCCTTCCGAGGCAGGGGCTGCTGTCCCCGGCTGCGGGCCTTGCCCTCTGGCTGGCGGAGAGATTCCTCTCCGgcctccctgcagctctcagccGTGCTCACCTGCCCCAACCCATCAGCTGGGAGGCAGATCCCTAGGCACTGGTGGGGCTGAGCGCaactccccttaaagggccagtgcaCCCTGGGACGGGAGGTGTTGATTTATTTAGTGCTGGCGCCACAGCCTTCGGGGTTGAAGGCGTCTGCCCACTGCACAGACGGCGGCCGGGTGAGAATCCCGCACGGCGCACCAGACCCTGTCCTGGAGGGATGAGAGGGGAGCTGTTTCCGAGCAGGCCAATgggtgctggctggggagggagggtttgGAGCGGGCACTTTTTCCACTGTGGCCGGGATGGAGACTCATCAAACTTGTCACCTAGGCTGGATCAGAACCGAGAGGCCAAAGAAAGACTCTCTCCTGGCCGCCTGTGGTTGCTACTATTGTACTGATGAGTATTGGGTAGGTAGTGCCAAGAAATGCTTGGTCCTTGACACCACGTGGAAGACACGGTTCCTGTCTCAATGGGCTTCCAGTCTGGGGCAGTTTTCCCGCTGAGGACATCTACTGATCTCTCCCAGCCCTCTGAAGGTCTCATTCACTCCTagtgtagcttcattgacttccaggcagctacaccagggatgaatttggcttcaACGCTCATGGGGAGTCTC
Coding sequences within:
- the LOC101935732 gene encoding complement factor D, which codes for MGHLSPFLALVVLLGISVCGGRPRGRILGGYEARPHLKPYMASLQVDGKHVCGGFLIAEQWVLSAAHCLEDKQGKPFQVLLGAHSLSQPEPHKRLYEVRAEIGHPGSSTETYDDDLLLLQLEEKALLNEHVKILPFQRQDRDVPADTVCEVAGWGEMSHTGKLPDKLQQVARPVISREICNRRIHHDNTITEKMMCTDSRKKDTCPGDSGGPLVCNGIAEGVVAAGSRVCGNHKKPGIYTRIPPYVDWIERVMASAN